The genomic region GCTCGACCGGATCGACGCGGTGCGCGACCTTCCCGGCGCGATCGACGCCGCGATGGCGCAGGCCCCGCTCAGGACCCTGGCGTTCTTCTCGTTGCGCGTCCTCCAGGACGAAAAGAAGAGCGACGCGATGGCCGTCACGCTCTGGCAGGGAGGGCTCGGCCTTCCGAATCGCGACTTCTATTTCAACACCGACGAGAACTCGGTCAAGGTCCGCGCGGGCTACGTCCAGTACGTCCAGCGTCTCCTCGAGATGAGCGCCCGGGGCCGCCCGGTCCCTCCCGACGCCGGCGAGCGGGTCGTCGCTTTCGAGACGGCGCTCGCGAAGGCCTCGCGCAAGCTCGCCGACCTCCGCGATCCGGAGAAGAACTACAACAAGATGCCGACGGCGGAGGCCCGGGACGATCTCACTCCGTCGATCGACTGGCCGGCCCGGCTCGAAGCCTTCGGCCTCCGGGGCGCGGACACGGTCATCGTGGGGCAGCCGGAGTTCTACTCCGCGCTCGAGCAGGAGCTCCGGAAGACCCGGGTCGAAGACCTGAAGAACTATCTCCGCTTCCACCTCGTCGACACGTACGCCCCCTATCTCGGCCGGGCATTCGACGACGCCCGCTTCGATTTCCGGGGAAGGCTCCTCTCGGGGCAGGAGGAGCAGCGGCCGCGGTGGAAGCGCGTGGTCGACGCCGAGGAGCGGGCAATGGGAATGGTGGTCGGCAAGCTCTTCGTCCAGACGTATTTCCCGGAGCGCGCGAAGAAGCGCTACAGCGATCTCGTGGAAAGAATTCGCGACGCCTGGCGCGACCGGATCGAACGGCTACCGTGGATGAGCGCGGAGACGAAGGCGAAGGCCCTCGAGAAGCTCGCGAAGATGACGAAGAAAGTCGGGTACCCCGACAAGTGGAAGGACTATTCCACGCTCGCGATCGGGCGCGAGTCGTTCGCCGCGAACGTGATGGCCGGCACGCGCTGGTGGTTCCAGGACATGCTGGGGAAGTTCGGGAAGCCGGTCGACCGCGCCGAATGGGAAATGACGCCGCAGACGTACAACGCGTACTACAACCCGTCGAACAACGAGATCGTCCTCCCCGCGGCCGCGTTCACGATCCCCGGCATTCCCGACGACGCTGCCGACGACGCGCTCGTCTACGGCTACGCCGCCGCGTCGACGATCGGCCACGAGATGTCGCACGGCTTCGACGACGAGGGACGGCAGTACGACGCGTCGGGGAACCTCCGGGACTGGTGGACGAAGGAGGACGCGGACCGCTTCCGGTCGCGCGCCGAGCGGATGGTCGCGCAGTTCGACGCCTACGAGCCGCTCCCTTCGATGCACATCGACGGCCGGGCGAGCCTGGGCGAGAACATCGCGGATCTCGGCGGCGTGCTCGTCGGCCTCGACGCCTTCGAGAAGACGGAGCAGTACCGGAAAGGGGAGAAGATTGCCGGGCTCACGCCGATCCAGCGGTACTTCCTCGGCTACGCGCTCGGCTGGATGGGACAGATCCGGAAGGAGAGGCTCGCGCGCGCCCTGCTTTCGGACGTGCACGCCCCCGAGAAATGGCGGGTCAACGGGCCCATGGCGAACGTGCCGGAATTCGACGAGGCGTTCGGCGTGAAGGCGGGTGACGCGATGTGGAGGCCGGAAGAGGTTCGCGTGAAGATCTGGTAGTCGCAGGGTCTCGCGGGCGGCAAGCACCCGTCCGGCTCGATGTATCCGCCTTCGCCAAGGCTTCGGCGCGACCAGTCGCCGCGCGCTGGCTCAAAAATAGAATTTGATTCCGCCGCCGAGCTCGAGAAAGTTCCCCTGCACCCCCTCGGCCGAGTGCGCGACGTGGTACCGAGCCGCGACGTCCACGGCGAACGAGCGGGTCAGGAAGAAGTCGGCGCCGGCGCCCCCGAACCCGCCGAGCTTGATCGTGGCCGAAGTTCCCAGCCGTCCGAGGTCCGTTCGGTACGCGCCGAGACCGCCCTGGATCCAGGGATCGACGTACCGGCTCACGACGAAATGATGCGCCGCGATGGCGTCGAGATACGCCACGTTCACGTGGCCGCCTTCGAGCGAGGCGCGGTAGAAGCCGATCGCCGCTCCCGCCGACACGTGGCGGCAGAAGAAGTATTCGAATCCGGCGTCGAAACCGGCCGTGTTGCCGGCCCGCTTCTCCTGCGCAACGACGAGGTTGGCGTTTCCCCATGCGTCCGAGGCGCCCCTGGCGGGCATGCGCTCCGGCGGCGTGTAGGACTGGGCGACGGCCGGGACGGCGAGGAGGGCGGCCGCGGCGGCGATCAGGACCGGTGCGATGGCTCGATGAGACACGAAAAGCCTCCTTTCGCGATTTCGCCGAAATTGATTCAAGTGTCGTGCCATCGAGCAGACCGAAGTCGCGAGCCGGCCGAAAGAAGAAGTCGCGAGTCCGGCAGTCACGCGCCGCGAGTCGGAGCCGCCGGGCACCGCCTGTGTCATTGTTGAGAAAGTCGGCCCCACTTCGGCCATCCTGGTCGCTTCGGTCCCCGCTGCCAGCCCTTCGGTCGCCGCTGTCATCCTGAGCGCAGCGAAGGATCT from Thermoanaerobaculia bacterium harbors:
- a CDS encoding M13 family metallopeptidase gives rise to the protein MTKKSFRRPGGLLPLAFAGFLAASAARAADLAVPSGDILRSHIDPATSPAADFFQYANGGWLAKNPIPPSESGWGIGDLVDEEIYARMRKINEDAAASEAAPGTDARKIGDFWTTAMDEARADANGLAPLAAELDRIDAVRDLPGAIDAAMAQAPLRTLAFFSLRVLQDEKKSDAMAVTLWQGGLGLPNRDFYFNTDENSVKVRAGYVQYVQRLLEMSARGRPVPPDAGERVVAFETALAKASRKLADLRDPEKNYNKMPTAEARDDLTPSIDWPARLEAFGLRGADTVIVGQPEFYSALEQELRKTRVEDLKNYLRFHLVDTYAPYLGRAFDDARFDFRGRLLSGQEEQRPRWKRVVDAEERAMGMVVGKLFVQTYFPERAKKRYSDLVERIRDAWRDRIERLPWMSAETKAKALEKLAKMTKKVGYPDKWKDYSTLAIGRESFAANVMAGTRWWFQDMLGKFGKPVDRAEWEMTPQTYNAYYNPSNNEIVLPAAAFTIPGIPDDAADDALVYGYAAASTIGHEMSHGFDDEGRQYDASGNLRDWWTKEDADRFRSRAERMVAQFDAYEPLPSMHIDGRASLGENIADLGGVLVGLDAFEKTEQYRKGEKIAGLTPIQRYFLGYALGWMGQIRKERLARALLSDVHAPEKWRVNGPMANVPEFDEAFGVKAGDAMWRPEEVRVKIW